Genomic segment of Veillonellales bacterium:
GCCTTAAGTACTGACTCGGCCTTCACTGTTCCGGCAGCGGCAATGACTGCGCCAAGAACCACCATATTGGTTACCTTGGGATTCCCCAATTCTGCCGCGATATCATTTGCCGGAATTTTATAAGCGGTAATGTCGGTCCGCTTAGGAGCATGGTCAATAAGCGAGCTGTTTATA
This window contains:
- a CDS encoding 2-oxoacid:acceptor oxidoreductase family protein, producing the protein INSSLIDHAPKRTDITAYKIPANDIAAELGNPKVTNMVVLGAVIAAAGTVKAESVLKAFAKIFAKKPQLFAINEKAIQSGIDYISAR